Proteins encoded by one window of Ulvibacter sp. MAR_2010_11:
- the glmS gene encoding glutamine--fructose-6-phosphate transaminase (isomerizing): MCGIVGYIGKREAFPILLNGLKRLEYRGYDSAGIALYDGSEIQLCKTKGKVTDLESKINNSITTKGNLGIGHTRWATHGVPNDINSHPHYSQSGDLVIIHNGIIENYGSIKKELTKRGYTFVSDTDTEVLVNLIEDIKKNEKVKLGKAVQIALNQVVGAYAIALFDRNKPDEIVVAKLGSPLAIGIGDDEFFVASDASPFIEFTNKTIYLEDEEMAVIRRGREVKVRKIKDDSLVAPYIHELQLNLEQIEKGGFDHFMLKEIYEQPSVIKDTYRGRLLANEGIIKLGGLEDYIGKFTNADRIIIVACGTSWHAGLVAEYIFEDWARIPVEVEYASEFRYRNPIITEKDVVIAISQSGETADTLAAVKLAKEKGAFVYGICNVVGSTISRETHSGTYTHAGPEIGVASTKAFTTQITVLTMIALKLAKIKGTISHSDYMLHLRELEMIPAKVQETLESDDNIKKIAEIFKDSKNFLYLGRGYNFPVALEGALKLKEISYIHAEGYPAAEMKHGPIALIDEHMPVVVIAVNSNHYEKVVSNIQEIKSRAGKIIAVVTEGDTSVKEMADYIMEVPDTAETLTPLVTTIPLQLLSYHIAVMLGRNVDQPRNLAKSVTVE, from the coding sequence ATGTGTGGAATTGTCGGATATATTGGTAAAAGAGAAGCATTTCCTATACTTCTGAATGGTTTAAAACGTTTGGAATACCGTGGTTATGACAGTGCGGGAATTGCCTTATACGACGGTTCCGAAATTCAATTATGCAAGACAAAAGGGAAGGTTACCGATCTGGAAAGCAAAATAAACAATTCCATTACCACCAAAGGTAATCTTGGAATTGGTCACACACGTTGGGCAACCCATGGGGTCCCCAACGATATTAATTCGCATCCTCATTACTCACAGAGTGGAGATTTGGTAATTATTCACAACGGCATTATAGAAAATTACGGTTCCATTAAAAAGGAACTTACAAAGCGTGGCTATACCTTCGTCTCCGATACCGATACCGAGGTTCTTGTGAATCTTATTGAAGATATTAAAAAGAATGAAAAGGTAAAGCTAGGCAAAGCAGTGCAAATTGCGTTAAATCAGGTAGTAGGAGCATACGCAATCGCTTTGTTCGACCGGAACAAACCCGATGAAATTGTAGTTGCCAAACTTGGAAGTCCGTTAGCTATTGGAATTGGTGATGATGAATTCTTTGTAGCGAGTGACGCCTCTCCATTTATCGAATTTACCAATAAAACCATCTATCTTGAAGATGAAGAAATGGCAGTTATACGTCGAGGAAGAGAGGTAAAAGTTCGTAAGATAAAAGATGACAGCCTCGTAGCTCCTTATATTCATGAATTGCAATTAAATTTAGAGCAAATTGAAAAAGGTGGGTTCGACCATTTTATGCTGAAGGAAATTTATGAGCAACCTTCGGTAATTAAAGATACCTATCGCGGGCGCTTGTTGGCCAATGAAGGGATTATAAAATTGGGCGGACTTGAAGATTATATAGGTAAATTCACCAATGCAGACCGAATTATTATTGTTGCCTGTGGTACATCATGGCATGCCGGTTTGGTGGCCGAATATATTTTTGAAGACTGGGCACGAATTCCTGTTGAAGTTGAATACGCATCCGAATTTAGATACCGAAACCCAATTATTACTGAAAAAGACGTGGTCATAGCCATTTCTCAGAGTGGTGAAACAGCCGACACTCTGGCCGCAGTGAAACTGGCCAAAGAAAAGGGAGCTTTTGTGTACGGAATTTGTAACGTAGTGGGCTCAACGATCTCTCGCGAAACACATAGTGGAACCTATACGCACGCCGGACCTGAAATTGGAGTGGCTTCTACCAAAGCATTTACCACACAGATCACAGTTTTGACAATGATTGCCCTAAAACTGGCAAAGATAAAGGGGACAATTTCGCATTCCGATTATATGTTGCATCTACGGGAACTTGAAATGATTCCGGCAAAGGTGCAGGAAACTCTTGAAAGTGATGATAATATTAAGAAGATAGCTGAAATATTTAAAGATTCTAAAAACTTTTTATACCTCGGAAGAGGATACAACTTCCCCGTGGCTTTGGAAGGCGCTCTAAAGCTGAAGGAGATATCTTATATCCACGCCGAAGGATATCCTGCAGCAGAAATGAAACACGGTCCTATTGCCTTAATCGACGAGCACATGCCTGTGGTGGTTATTGCAGTAAATAGTAATCATTACGAAAAAGTAGTGAGTAATATTCAGGAAATTAAATCGCGGGCAGGGAAAATTATCGCTGTTGTTACCGAAGGAGATACTTCGGTGAAAGAGATGGCCGACTATATTATGGAAGTGCCCGATACCGCCGAAACCTTAACCCCATTGGTGACTACTATTCCTTTGCAATTATTATCTTATCATATTGCGGTAATGCTTGGCCGAAATGTAGATCAGCCGCGTAACTTGGCTAAGTCGGTTACGGTTGAATAG
- a CDS encoding DUF4270 domain-containing protein encodes MKIKYTLPKLAAIFLFIIGLASCQEDFEPLVSNIGVQNFDSDLYISNNVVAYSRKLPPVQTNALPSYQLGIYNDPVYGKSTVNLLSQILMQSTNPDFGDSTELQSVILYIPYYATGTTTDDVLTYKLDSVYGASPITISMYESNYFLREFDPGTNFEEAQQYYSSQGQLFNNFTGPLIHTIEDFIPSAAEIIVTEDDPETEEDEEEKLPPGLRVELPIEYFQEKILNKEGGSELINNNNFKEYFRGVYFKATSNTNDGSLFIFDLSKVEFSLNYTHVVTTTSDGNTTSETEEESFLLGLGGISVNVYDNELTPSIATALQNPDTENGEANLYLRGGDGIVTIVNLFQDADVLKVVNGELVAGSNGIPDELDEIRIKNWLINEANLIFYVDQSKVTGGSAEPERIVIFDAINGRLLKDYTFDISTSTLPVEAKTEHLGRLDRGSDDNGDFYKIRITSFVSDLIRKDSTNVSLGLMVSNNVLVQDFQDLENTQPPGIKSIPAASIVSPKGTVLFGNNTSNQEKKLKLQIYYTKPN; translated from the coding sequence ATGAAAATCAAGTATACGTTGCCAAAATTAGCGGCAATATTTTTATTTATTATTGGTTTAGCTTCCTGTCAGGAAGATTTTGAACCTTTGGTGTCGAATATTGGGGTTCAAAACTTCGATTCGGATCTTTACATTAGTAATAATGTTGTGGCCTACAGCCGTAAATTACCACCGGTACAAACCAACGCCCTGCCATCATATCAACTGGGAATTTATAACGACCCGGTATACGGCAAGTCTACAGTTAATTTGCTTTCTCAAATATTGATGCAAAGCACGAATCCCGATTTTGGGGATAGTACCGAACTACAAAGTGTAATTCTCTACATCCCGTATTATGCAACCGGAACTACTACCGACGATGTCTTAACCTATAAACTGGATTCGGTGTATGGAGCCTCTCCCATAACTATTTCAATGTACGAATCGAATTATTTTTTAAGAGAATTCGATCCTGGAACTAACTTTGAGGAAGCGCAACAGTATTATTCTAGTCAGGGTCAACTTTTCAACAACTTTACAGGGCCGTTAATTCATACCATTGAAGATTTTATTCCAAGTGCGGCAGAAATAATTGTCACAGAAGACGATCCTGAAACCGAAGAAGACGAAGAAGAAAAACTACCTCCGGGATTGAGAGTGGAATTGCCTATCGAATATTTTCAGGAGAAAATCTTGAACAAAGAAGGAGGTTCCGAACTAATTAATAACAATAACTTTAAGGAGTACTTTAGAGGAGTTTATTTTAAAGCTACTTCAAATACAAATGACGGGTCTTTATTCATTTTTGACCTTTCAAAAGTTGAATTTTCTTTGAACTATACACATGTTGTGACCACGACATCCGATGGCAATACAACTTCAGAAACTGAAGAAGAATCCTTTTTATTGGGATTGGGTGGAATAAGCGTGAATGTATATGACAATGAATTAACACCAAGCATCGCAACTGCATTACAAAACCCCGATACCGAAAACGGGGAAGCAAACTTGTATTTAAGAGGGGGCGATGGCATTGTTACTATTGTAAATCTTTTTCAGGACGCAGATGTATTGAAAGTTGTGAATGGGGAACTGGTTGCAGGTTCAAATGGAATTCCGGATGAGTTGGATGAAATTCGAATAAAAAATTGGTTGATAAATGAAGCCAACCTCATTTTTTATGTAGATCAAAGTAAGGTTACCGGAGGAAGCGCCGAGCCGGAACGAATCGTTATTTTTGATGCGATTAATGGAAGATTGTTGAAGGATTACACCTTCGATATTAGCACGTCTACGCTCCCTGTAGAGGCAAAAACGGAACACCTGGGAAGATTGGACAGAGGAAGCGATGACAATGGTGATTTTTATAAAATTAGAATTACCAGTTTTGTAAGTGACCTGATTAGAAAAGATTCTACAAATGTGTCTTTGGGGCTTATGGTTAGTAATAATGTGTTGGTTCAGGATTTTCAGGATCTAGAAAACACGCAACCTCCCGGAATTAAAAGCATACCCGCCGCTAGTATTGTTTCTCCAAAAGGAACGGTATTGTTTGGCAATAATACCTCTAATCAAGAGAAAAAGTTAAAACTTCAAATATATTATACCAAACCTAATTAA
- a CDS encoding glycogen/starch synthase, whose protein sequence is MKDKRILYVSSEVIPYLPETEISSMSFEAPRMVNNNEGQIRIFMPRYGNINERRHQLHEVIRLSGMNLVINDMDMPLIIKVASIPKERMQVYFIDNEDYFKRKATYADEDGNFFADNDERAIFFAKGVIETVKKLNWSPDIIHVHGWLASFLPLYLKNYYDNEPLFENSKIVTSVYNHGFDGTLDNQVMEKIKFDGIAEEQIIELKEPDYVNMMKVAVRNSDAVIVGSEEIPEELTSFLNNLDKPVLKYHNMNDFSQAYLDFYRSKVLV, encoded by the coding sequence ATGAAAGATAAGAGAATCTTGTATGTGTCTTCCGAAGTTATTCCATACCTCCCGGAGACCGAGATTTCTTCAATGTCGTTTGAAGCCCCCCGAATGGTGAATAATAATGAAGGTCAAATTAGAATCTTCATGCCTCGTTACGGTAATATAAATGAGCGAAGACATCAACTACACGAGGTGATTAGACTTTCGGGTATGAATTTGGTGATTAACGACATGGATATGCCGTTAATTATTAAAGTCGCTTCCATTCCGAAGGAACGCATGCAGGTGTATTTTATAGATAATGAAGATTATTTTAAACGAAAAGCTACCTATGCCGATGAGGATGGTAACTTTTTTGCAGATAACGATGAGCGTGCAATTTTCTTTGCAAAGGGCGTTATTGAAACCGTAAAAAAATTAAACTGGTCTCCGGACATAATTCATGTTCACGGTTGGCTGGCATCTTTCTTACCATTATACCTTAAAAATTACTACGATAACGAACCCTTGTTCGAAAATAGTAAAATAGTTACTTCCGTATACAATCACGGCTTCGATGGTACGTTAGATAATCAGGTTATGGAAAAAATTAAGTTCGACGGAATTGCCGAAGAACAAATTATTGAATTAAAAGAGCCGGATTATGTAAATATGATGAAGGTAGCGGTTAGAAATTCGGATGCTGTTATTGTTGGTTCTGAAGAAATCCCCGAAGAACTTACATCATTTCTTAATAATCTCGACAAACCTGTGTTAAAATATCACAATATGAACGATTTTTCCCAGGCATATTTAGACTTTTACCGATCTAAAGTATTGGTATAA
- the panC gene encoding pantoate--beta-alanine ligase, with the protein MNIHTDSASLEKSLFLFRDGKKIGFVPTMGALHEGHLSLVSNALDANDCVVVSIFVNPTQFDNASDLKKYPRNLQEDVSLLQKIKGKVLVYAPDKSDIYPGEVVSKQYRYGGIEFEMEGKHRKGHFDGVGTIVGLLLKIVKPNSAYFGEKDFQQLQIVKKLVQIEKLPVKIIGCPIVREKNGLAMSSRNRRLTPKQLEDATILYKTLQEVRRKFKPYSISQLNELVKERFLNSSLKLEYFEIANEKTLATAKYKRKGNTYRGFIAAHAGSVRLIDNMPLN; encoded by the coding sequence ATGAACATCCACACCGATAGTGCATCGCTTGAAAAATCACTTTTTTTGTTTCGAGACGGTAAAAAAATTGGTTTTGTCCCTACCATGGGGGCACTGCATGAGGGACACCTTTCTCTTGTGAGTAATGCATTAGATGCCAATGACTGTGTGGTTGTGAGCATATTTGTGAATCCGACGCAGTTTGATAATGCGTCCGATTTAAAAAAATACCCGAGAAATTTGCAGGAAGATGTATCCCTGCTTCAGAAAATAAAAGGAAAGGTACTGGTCTATGCACCCGACAAATCAGATATTTACCCCGGTGAGGTTGTTTCTAAACAATATCGATATGGCGGCATCGAGTTTGAAATGGAAGGAAAGCACCGCAAAGGACATTTTGATGGTGTGGGAACGATTGTTGGTCTACTCTTAAAAATCGTAAAGCCAAATTCGGCATATTTTGGAGAAAAAGACTTTCAGCAGTTGCAAATTGTAAAAAAACTGGTTCAAATCGAAAAATTACCTGTCAAAATAATAGGCTGCCCAATTGTCAGAGAAAAAAACGGCCTTGCAATGAGTTCTCGAAATCGACGACTGACCCCTAAACAGCTCGAAGACGCGACTATACTCTATAAAACATTACAGGAAGTACGTCGAAAATTTAAACCTTACTCAATTTCACAATTAAATGAATTGGTTAAGGAACGGTTTTTGAATAGCTCACTCAAATTAGAATATTTTGAAATCGCAAATGAGAAAACACTTGCCACGGCAAAATACAAACGTAAAGGCAATACGTATCGCGGATTTATTGCTGCCCATGCAGGATCCGTCCGTTTAATAGATAATATGCCTTTAAATTAA
- the panD gene encoding aspartate 1-decarboxylase, translated as MQIHVVKSKIHRVKVTGADLNYIGSITIDEDLMDAANIIEGEKIQIVNNNNGERFETYAIPGPRNSGEITLNGAAARRVAPGDILILITYAIMEVEEAKKFKPALVFPNEENNLLT; from the coding sequence ATGCAAATACATGTAGTAAAATCTAAAATTCACAGAGTAAAAGTTACAGGTGCAGACCTAAACTATATAGGAAGTATTACCATCGATGAAGATCTAATGGATGCTGCCAACATTATTGAAGGTGAAAAGATTCAGATTGTAAACAACAACAATGGGGAGCGATTTGAAACCTATGCCATTCCCGGTCCGCGTAATAGCGGAGAAATTACGCTTAACGGTGCAGCCGCAAGAAGAGTGGCGCCGGGGGATATTCTTATTTTAATTACCTACGCTATTATGGAGGTAGAAGAAGCTAAAAAATTCAAGCCAGCACTTGTCTTCCCAAACGAAGAAAACAACCTACTCACCTAA
- a CDS encoding lysylphosphatidylglycerol synthase transmembrane domain-containing protein, with translation MKTSLTKFLKIAIPLGLGVFLIWYSYSKFTPEQLTEIKTNFKDANYGFVILAVVLSQISHISRAYRWSFMLAPLGYKPKLFNNFMAICIAYLMNIFIPKSGEVSRALVIDKYEGVPFDKAFGTIISERVVDLIFLLGFTLAAFLLQFDILKDYILSNIPLTKLLFALGGLFVMVLVFFLFLKFSKSVLQQKLKQFLIGLKEGIFSILKMKKKGAFILHTCFIWGLYLLSFYTATFALDATSAISVGTLITAFVIGSFTFAFTNSGFGSYPFFVAGILAVFGIAETVGTAFGWIVWTSNIASIVLFGALSFFILPVYNKVIK, from the coding sequence TTGAAAACTTCTTTAACCAAGTTTTTAAAGATTGCTATTCCTTTAGGATTAGGTGTGTTTTTAATCTGGTATTCTTATTCAAAATTCACGCCCGAGCAGCTTACCGAAATTAAAACCAACTTTAAAGATGCTAATTATGGCTTCGTAATCTTAGCTGTTGTTCTTAGTCAGATAAGTCATATTTCTCGAGCCTATCGGTGGAGTTTTATGTTGGCGCCCTTGGGTTATAAGCCCAAGCTGTTCAATAATTTTATGGCGATTTGTATTGCTTACCTTATGAATATTTTCATTCCAAAAAGCGGTGAGGTATCTCGTGCTCTGGTAATTGACAAATACGAGGGTGTGCCGTTCGACAAGGCTTTTGGAACTATAATTTCTGAACGAGTTGTTGATCTTATCTTCCTTTTGGGATTCACACTTGCTGCATTTTTACTCCAATTCGATATTTTAAAGGATTATATTCTTTCGAATATTCCACTTACAAAACTATTATTTGCGTTAGGTGGGCTATTTGTGATGGTATTGGTTTTCTTTTTATTTCTGAAATTCTCTAAGTCGGTTTTACAACAAAAATTGAAGCAATTTCTTATCGGATTAAAGGAAGGAATTTTCAGCATTCTTAAAATGAAGAAAAAAGGAGCTTTTATTTTACATACCTGTTTTATCTGGGGATTGTATCTACTATCGTTTTACACTGCGACATTTGCGCTAGACGCAACTTCTGCAATCTCAGTTGGCACCTTAATTACGGCCTTTGTTATTGGCAGTTTCACATTTGCCTTTACCAATAGCGGGTTTGGTTCTTATCCATTTTTTGTTGCGGGAATACTTGCCGTTTTTGGCATTGCCGAAACTGTAGGTACTGCGTTTGGATGGATCGTGTGGACTTCCAATATTGCATCCATTGTCCTTTTTGGAGCCCTGTCTTTTTTTATATTACCGGTTTACAACAAGGTAATCAAGTAG
- a CDS encoding alpha/beta hydrolase-fold protein — translation MKKLLLIGFCIFSSFSILAQSKIIYHEFDSVKLGELRKLKIQLPRDYDANLDKIYPIVVVLDANYLFEPVAGNVDYFSYWEDMPESIVVGIMQGDGRYEDCDYDDTNFVPTEKGAKFFEFIGMELIPYIDTTYRTAKFIIAVGHDFTANFINYYLFKDPPLFNGYISLSPDPAPMMEERLFDRIPDIKSKLFYYLATGTDDIKDLMENAERLNTLLKPIDSKNFSYFYDNFEGATHYSLVARAIPSAMEKIFSVYRPISKQEYTDVLLKMETPIHQYLVDKYKTIEDLFGITNTIRVNDFIAVCKASEKQKQWESLREIATMAIKQYPNTVLGDYYLGRYYEETGDPKKAMRTFQGAYDKEEVDFITVDLMLDKAEKIKTDFGF, via the coding sequence ATGAAAAAACTACTCCTTATAGGGTTTTGTATTTTTAGTTCCTTTTCAATTCTGGCACAATCCAAAATCATCTATCATGAATTTGATTCGGTAAAACTTGGAGAGCTTAGAAAACTTAAAATCCAACTTCCCAGAGACTACGACGCAAACTTAGATAAGATATACCCTATTGTGGTTGTATTGGATGCTAATTACCTCTTCGAGCCGGTAGCGGGAAATGTGGATTACTTTAGTTATTGGGAAGATATGCCCGAATCTATTGTAGTTGGAATTATGCAAGGCGATGGTCGCTATGAAGATTGTGACTACGACGACACCAACTTTGTGCCCACCGAAAAAGGAGCCAAATTCTTCGAATTTATTGGTATGGAACTTATCCCGTACATAGACACAACGTATAGAACGGCTAAGTTTATTATTGCGGTAGGTCACGATTTTACAGCCAATTTTATAAATTATTACCTTTTTAAGGATCCTCCATTATTTAACGGCTATATTAGTTTGAGTCCGGATCCCGCTCCTATGATGGAAGAGCGACTTTTTGATCGTATTCCGGATATTAAATCAAAACTTTTCTACTATTTGGCAACCGGAACCGATGATATTAAAGATCTTATGGAAAATGCCGAAAGATTGAACACATTATTAAAACCCATTGACAGTAAAAACTTTAGTTATTTTTATGACAATTTTGAAGGCGCCACACATTATTCTTTAGTAGCAAGGGCTATTCCTTCCGCAATGGAAAAGATATTTTCGGTATACAGACCCATTAGCAAGCAGGAATACACCGATGTATTGTTAAAAATGGAAACTCCAATTCACCAGTATCTGGTCGATAAATACAAAACAATTGAAGATCTTTTTGGAATTACAAATACAATTCGTGTAAACGATTTTATTGCTGTTTGTAAGGCTTCTGAAAAACAAAAACAATGGGAATCACTTCGCGAAATTGCTACTATGGCTATAAAACAATATCCAAATACTGTGTTAGGGGATTACTATTTAGGACGTTATTATGAAGAAACCGGGGATCCAAAAAAAGCGATGCGAACTTTTCAAGGGGCTTACGACAAAGAAGAAGTCGATTTTATTACGGTCGATTTAATGTTAGACAAGGCAGAAAAAATTAAAACAGATTTCGGGTTCTAA